In Paracoccus methylovorus, a genomic segment contains:
- a CDS encoding glucose 1-dehydrogenase has product MTDYPKPPFPEQQQSLPGSFQQMDPRPDHGESSWKGAGRLEGKVALITGGDSGIGRAVAIAYAREGADVALSWLNETEDAASTADLVREAGRDCLSIPGDIAQPDHCRQIVRQVVERFGRIDILVNNAAHQTLFDGIEDIPDEEWRHTFAVNIDAIFYLTKAAVPHMPKGSAIINTASINADKPNPKLLAYATTKGAIQNFTTGLAQMLAERGIRVNAVAPGPVWTPLIPASMSPEQVAKFGENYPMKRPAQPVELASAYVMLAEPMSSYVSGATIAVTGGMPMI; this is encoded by the coding sequence ATGACCGACTATCCCAAGCCCCCCTTTCCTGAGCAGCAGCAATCCCTGCCCGGCAGCTTTCAGCAGATGGATCCCCGTCCCGATCATGGTGAGAGCAGTTGGAAAGGCGCCGGACGGCTGGAGGGCAAGGTCGCGCTTATCACTGGCGGCGACAGCGGCATCGGTCGCGCGGTCGCGATTGCCTATGCCCGCGAAGGCGCCGACGTGGCGCTGTCCTGGTTGAACGAGACCGAGGATGCGGCCAGCACCGCCGATCTTGTGCGCGAAGCGGGGCGCGACTGCCTGTCGATCCCCGGCGACATCGCCCAGCCCGACCATTGCCGCCAGATCGTCAGGCAGGTGGTTGAACGCTTTGGCCGGATCGACATTCTGGTCAACAACGCCGCCCATCAAACCCTGTTCGACGGCATCGAAGATATTCCGGACGAAGAGTGGCGCCACACTTTTGCCGTGAATATCGACGCGATCTTTTACCTGACCAAGGCGGCGGTGCCGCACATGCCCAAGGGCTCGGCGATCATCAACACCGCCTCGATCAATGCCGACAAACCCAATCCCAAGCTGTTGGCCTATGCCACGACCAAGGGCGCCATCCAAAACTTTACCACCGGCCTCGCGCAGATGCTGGCGGAACGCGGCATCCGGGTGAACGCGGTGGCCCCCGGCCCGGTCTGGACGCCGCTGATCCCAGCCAGCATGTCACCCGAGCAAGTGGCCAAGTTCGGTGAAAATTACCCCATGAAGCGCCCGGCCCAGCCAGTCGAGCTGGCCTCGGCCTATGTGATGCTGGCCGAACCGATGTCCAGCTATGTCTCGGGCGCGACCATCGCCGTCACCGGCGGCATGCCGATGATCTGA
- a CDS encoding DUF3008 family protein produces MPAKSKAQQKAAGAALAAKRGETSKSDLHEPSKKMYKSMSESELEELASTKHKGKPEHKD; encoded by the coding sequence ATGCCAGCCAAATCCAAAGCGCAGCAAAAAGCCGCTGGAGCGGCACTGGCCGCCAAACGCGGTGAGACCAGTAAAAGCGACCTGCACGAGCCCTCGAAAAAGATGTATAAATCCATGAGCGAGAGCGAGCTTGAAGAGCTTGCCAGCACCAAGCACAAGGGAAAGCCCGAACACAAGGATTGA
- a CDS encoding PRC-barrel domain-containing protein: protein MDHSTHIRLNEDELTEAVLTGATVFGPGNERIGHVSRVYGGGTDIHVVIDVGGFLGIGSKPVAVPARDLDFMRDGSNSVHALTRWTKDELKEMPQYVE, encoded by the coding sequence ATGGACCACAGCACCCACATCCGTCTGAACGAGGATGAGTTGACCGAGGCCGTGCTGACCGGCGCCACCGTCTTTGGCCCTGGTAACGAAAGGATCGGGCACGTTTCCCGGGTATATGGCGGCGGCACCGATATTCACGTCGTGATCGATGTCGGCGGTTTTCTGGGGATCGGATCGAAACCGGTCGCGGTTCCCGCCCGCGATCTGGATTTCATGCGGGACGGCAGCAACAGCGTGCATGCCTTGACCCGCTGGACCAAGGATGAACTGAAAGAAATGCCCCAATACGTCGAATAA
- the ku gene encoding non-homologous end joining protein Ku: MAPRAIWKGLLKIAEVSCPVALHAAASTSERIAFHTLNRATGNRVRRQFTDSDTGKPVEKDDQVKGYEVSDGDYVILEPEEIAGAVPDSDKTLTVACFITCKDIDDVYFDRPYYLTPADRTAEEAFALIREGMRRKKMAALARAVLFRRVRTVLVRPHGPGMIATTLNFDYEVRPASEAFRDISNLKIKGEMLDLAKHIIDTKMGEFDITAFDDRYEAALADLVKAKQEGRKIAPKKPEKRENVVDLMAALRESAGLATKKAAPRKKTPAARRKSG; the protein is encoded by the coding sequence GTGGCACCACGGGCGATCTGGAAAGGACTGCTGAAGATAGCCGAGGTCAGTTGCCCGGTCGCCCTGCATGCCGCAGCCTCCACCTCCGAGCGGATTGCGTTTCACACGCTGAACCGGGCGACCGGAAACCGGGTGCGGCGGCAGTTCACCGACAGCGACACCGGAAAGCCGGTCGAAAAGGATGATCAGGTCAAGGGATACGAGGTCAGCGACGGCGATTATGTCATTCTGGAGCCCGAGGAAATCGCGGGTGCCGTGCCCGACAGCGACAAGACGCTGACGGTCGCCTGTTTCATCACCTGCAAGGATATCGACGATGTTTATTTCGACCGGCCCTATTACTTGACCCCGGCAGACCGGACGGCCGAGGAAGCCTTTGCCCTGATCCGCGAAGGCATGCGCCGCAAAAAGATGGCAGCACTGGCGCGGGCGGTTCTGTTTCGGCGCGTACGCACGGTGCTTGTCCGTCCACATGGCCCCGGCATGATCGCCACCACGCTGAATTTCGATTACGAGGTGCGCCCGGCCAGCGAGGCGTTTCGCGACATCTCCAACCTCAAGATCAAGGGCGAAATGCTGGATCTGGCCAAGCATATCATCGACACCAAGATGGGTGAATTCGACATCACCGCCTTTGACGACCGTTACGAGGCGGCACTGGCCGATCTGGTCAAAGCCAAGCAGGAAGGTCGCAAGATCGCGCCGAAAAAGCCCGAAAAACGCGAAAATGTCGTGGATCTGATGGCTGCGCTGCGCGAAAGCGCAGGTCTGGCGACCAAGAAAGCGGCTCCTCGCAAAAAGACGCCGGCGGCGCGACGGAAAAGCGGCTGA
- the ligD gene encoding DNA ligase D: MALETYRKKRDFSSTPEPKGGRARKRGNSFVIQKHAATRLHYDFRLELDGVLKSWAVAKGPSLVPGEKRLAVHVEDHPLEYGDFEGTIPKGEYGGGTVILWDRGTWTPVGDAHQGYAKGHLEFTLQGEKLGGRWHLVRMRGKPREKRENWLLIKGEDEFARTEDAPDILEERPDSVKTGRAIADVAGETPGWSSKTGRIRKSAAPAKKPSAPKPDPQPPEPAAVKGARKAAMPDFIEPMLATLVSAPPQGKRWLHEIKFDGYRLQARIEAGRVKLLTRSGLDWTTRFGKAVPLALRDLPVGAAILDGELVVETDAGASDFSALQADLSAGRSDRFVFYAFDLLYLDGYDLRTVALVQRKALLAQLLDKGAGILRLSGHLEESGALVLRHACRLSLEGIVSKLRDGPYRAGRGKSWVKSKCSARQEFVVAGYVPSSVSRKAVGSLILGVYEDGNLQHVGRVGTGFSRTVAEDLFQRLERMRIPDSPFAEHLTAEEARQARYVRPELVAEVEFRAWTADGHLRHASFRGLREDKPAAEIVRETTKARAKAPAPQKRRVHLTHPDRLYWPGEGVTKEGLADYYAEVWHHIAPWVTGRPLALLRCPNGITGQKFFQKHAWKGLNPNIALIQDPKAPKDEPLISINDLDGLMGLVQSAALEIHPWGSTVADWERPDMIVMDLDPGEDVVWPAVIDAAEEVRRRLEDHGIASFVKTSGGKGLHVVAPLVPQAEWSAVKAFTKAMAEAMAADSPDRYVATISKAKRHGKILIDYLRNQRGATAVAAYSTRARPGAAVSAPLRWDELDASIGSAWFTVQNMPTRLATLTNDPWDGFRAAAVPLETPRKGRKKPG; the protein is encoded by the coding sequence ATGGCGCTGGAAACCTATCGCAAGAAGCGCGACTTTTCCTCGACCCCGGAACCCAAGGGCGGGCGGGCCCGCAAGCGCGGCAACAGCTTCGTCATCCAGAAACATGCGGCAACGCGGCTGCACTACGATTTCCGGCTGGAGCTGGATGGGGTGTTGAAAAGCTGGGCCGTCGCCAAAGGGCCAAGTCTGGTGCCGGGCGAAAAGCGGCTGGCCGTGCATGTCGAGGATCACCCGCTGGAATATGGCGATTTCGAAGGCACGATCCCGAAAGGCGAATATGGCGGCGGCACGGTCATCCTGTGGGACCGCGGCACCTGGACCCCGGTGGGTGATGCACATCAAGGCTATGCCAAGGGGCATCTGGAATTCACGCTTCAGGGTGAAAAGCTGGGTGGGCGCTGGCATCTGGTCCGCATGCGCGGCAAGCCCCGCGAAAAGCGTGAAAACTGGCTGCTGATCAAGGGTGAGGACGAATTCGCCCGAACCGAAGACGCGCCCGACATCCTTGAGGAACGGCCGGATTCGGTCAAGACCGGCCGGGCCATCGCAGATGTCGCGGGCGAGACACCGGGCTGGTCCTCGAAAACCGGGCGCATCCGCAAATCGGCCGCCCCGGCGAAAAAGCCGTCCGCGCCAAAGCCGGACCCGCAACCGCCCGAACCCGCGGCCGTCAAGGGCGCACGCAAGGCCGCGATGCCGGATTTCATCGAACCCATGCTGGCCACGCTGGTCTCGGCCCCGCCGCAGGGCAAACGCTGGCTGCATGAAATCAAGTTCGACGGCTACCGGCTTCAGGCCCGGATCGAGGCCGGGCGGGTCAAGCTGTTGACACGCAGCGGGCTGGACTGGACCACCCGCTTTGGCAAGGCCGTGCCTTTGGCGCTGCGCGACCTGCCAGTCGGCGCGGCGATACTTGATGGCGAACTGGTGGTCGAAACAGATGCCGGGGCCTCGGATTTCTCGGCGCTTCAGGCGGATCTGAGCGCGGGCCGGTCCGACCGTTTCGTGTTCTATGCCTTCGATCTGCTTTATCTTGACGGATACGATCTGCGGACGGTGGCACTGGTGCAGCGCAAGGCATTGCTTGCGCAGCTTTTGGATAAGGGCGCCGGCATCCTGCGCCTGAGCGGCCATCTTGAGGAAAGCGGCGCGCTGGTCCTGCGCCACGCCTGCCGGCTTAGCCTTGAAGGGATCGTCTCGAAACTGCGCGACGGCCCTTATCGGGCGGGTCGGGGCAAAAGCTGGGTCAAGTCGAAATGCTCGGCCCGGCAAGAATTCGTGGTCGCCGGATATGTGCCATCATCGGTGTCGCGCAAGGCCGTGGGCTCGCTGATCCTGGGCGTTTACGAAGATGGCAATTTGCAGCATGTGGGCCGGGTCGGAACCGGATTCTCCCGCACGGTAGCCGAGGATCTGTTCCAGCGGCTGGAGCGGATGCGCATTCCCGACAGCCCCTTTGCCGAACATCTGACCGCCGAGGAGGCGCGGCAAGCCCGCTATGTGCGCCCCGAACTGGTGGCCGAAGTCGAATTCCGCGCATGGACGGCCGACGGCCATCTGCGCCACGCCTCGTTTCGCGGCCTGCGCGAGGACAAACCCGCAGCCGAGATCGTGCGCGAGACCACGAAAGCCCGCGCCAAGGCCCCAGCCCCGCAAAAACGCCGTGTCCATCTGACCCATCCCGACCGGCTGTATTGGCCCGGCGAGGGCGTGACGAAAGAGGGGCTGGCCGATTACTATGCCGAGGTCTGGCACCATATCGCGCCATGGGTCACCGGCCGGCCGCTGGCCCTTTTGCGTTGTCCGAACGGCATCACCGGCCAGAAGTTCTTTCAAAAGCACGCCTGGAAAGGGCTGAACCCCAACATCGCGCTGATTCAGGATCCCAAGGCCCCCAAGGACGAACCGCTCATCAGCATCAACGATCTGGACGGGCTTATGGGATTGGTCCAATCCGCCGCGCTGGAAATCCATCCTTGGGGCTCGACCGTCGCCGATTGGGAACGGCCCGACATGATCGTCATGGACCTCGATCCCGGGGAAGACGTGGTCTGGCCCGCCGTCATCGACGCCGCCGAAGAGGTGCGCCGGCGTCTTGAGGACCATGGCATTGCCAGTTTCGTCAAGACCTCGGGTGGTAAGGGGCTGCATGTCGTGGCGCCGCTGGTGCCGCAGGCGGAATGGTCCGCAGTCAAGGCCTTCACCAAGGCGATGGCCGAGGCGATGGCCGCCGACAGCCCCGACCGTTACGTCGCGACGATCAGCAAGGCGAAACGGCACGGAAAGATCCTGATCGACTATCTGCGCAACCAGCGCGGTGCCACCGCCGTCGCGGCCTATTCCACCCGCGCCCGGCCCGGTGCCGCCGTATCCGCCCCGCTGCGCTGGGACGAGCTCGACGCCAGCATCGGGTCCGCGTGGTTCACCGTCCAGAACATGCCGACGCGGCTGGCAACCTTGACCAACGATCCCTGGGACGGCTTTCGCGCCGCCGCAGTGCCGTTGGAGACGCCGCGCAAAGGACGGAAAAAGCCAGGTTAA
- the ku gene encoding non-homologous end joining protein Ku has translation MAPRSFWKGYLKLSLVTCPVSMMPATSEGEKLRFHTLNARTGNRVVSQYVDAGTGKPVAEDDEVKGYPKGEDEYVLLEDDEIDSVALESTRTIDIDMFVPADSIGWLWYDKPHYLVPDDPIGEEAFGVIRDAMGSTGTVGISRLVLYRRERAVMLEPRDKGIVLWTLRYGDEVRPEADYFSQIGEEPVDAGLMKLVTRLIDERSMKWDPAMVADPVQDKLLDIISAKTRGRKRAAKAQPDKPAASGNVVNIMDALKKSIASESKAKRR, from the coding sequence ATGGCGCCGCGCTCTTTCTGGAAAGGCTATCTGAAGCTCTCGCTGGTCACTTGTCCGGTGTCGATGATGCCGGCCACAAGCGAGGGCGAAAAACTGCGTTTTCACACGCTGAACGCCAGGACGGGCAACCGCGTGGTCAGCCAGTATGTCGATGCCGGAACCGGCAAGCCCGTGGCCGAGGATGACGAGGTCAAGGGTTATCCCAAGGGCGAGGATGAATATGTCCTGCTTGAGGATGACGAGATCGATTCGGTGGCGCTGGAAAGCACCCGCACCATTGATATCGACATGTTCGTGCCTGCGGATTCCATCGGCTGGCTTTGGTATGACAAGCCGCATTATCTGGTCCCGGACGACCCTATCGGCGAAGAAGCCTTTGGCGTGATCCGCGATGCCATGGGCTCGACCGGAACGGTCGGCATCTCTCGGCTGGTGCTTTATCGTCGCGAACGGGCGGTGATGCTGGAGCCGCGCGACAAGGGCATCGTCTTGTGGACCCTGCGCTATGGCGACGAGGTGCGGCCCGAGGCGGATTATTTCAGCCAGATCGGTGAAGAGCCGGTCGATGCCGGGTTAATGAAGCTGGTGACCCGGCTGATCGACGAGCGCAGCATGAAATGGGACCCGGCGATGGTTGCCGATCCGGTGCAGGACAAGCTGCTGGACATCATCTCAGCCAAGACCCGGGGCCGCAAGCGCGCAGCCAAGGCACAACCCGACAAACCCGCGGCATCGGGCAATGTCGTCAACATCATGGACGCGCTGAAGAAAAGCATTGCTTCGGAAAGCAAGGCAAAGCGGCGTTAA
- a CDS encoding YciE/YciF ferroxidase family protein yields the protein MKTLQEAFEHTLHDIYWAENALVKALPKVSKAVGNAELKTAIDEHLKETKGHVKTLDQVFQSLGLKPEGEKCDAMEGLLKEADGLMEEASGTALDVALIGAAQAVEHYEIARYGTLREWAKVLDHEEAHNLLSSILDEEKAANNKLTALAVTAVNKAGKSGK from the coding sequence ATGAAAACCCTGCAAGAAGCTTTCGAACACACCCTGCACGACATCTATTGGGCGGAAAACGCCTTGGTAAAGGCGCTGCCCAAAGTCTCGAAGGCGGTCGGAAACGCTGAACTGAAAACCGCGATCGACGAGCACCTCAAGGAAACCAAGGGACACGTCAAGACATTGGATCAGGTCTTTCAGTCTCTTGGCCTGAAACCCGAAGGCGAAAAATGCGACGCGATGGAAGGGCTGCTGAAAGAGGCCGATGGTCTGATGGAAGAGGCGTCAGGCACGGCCTTGGACGTCGCCTTGATCGGTGCTGCACAGGCCGTGGAACACTACGAGATCGCGCGTTACGGTACCCTTCGCGAATGGGCGAAAGTTCTGGATCACGAAGAGGCCCATAACCTGCTCTCCTCGATCCTGGATGAAGAAAAGGCGGCCAATAACAAGCTGACGGCCTTGGCGGTGACCGCTGTCAACAAGGCAGGCAAATCCGGCAAGTAA
- a CDS encoding catalase: protein MADEKLYETKQGNGGERQQIARGDTSAMTTNFGAPLSDNENSLKAGDRGPTLLEDFILREKIFHFDHERIPERIVHARGSAAHGYFECTDPIPELSRASLFAEKGKKTPVFTRFSTVAGGAGSVDTPRDVRGFAVKFYTDEGNWDLVSNNIPVFFIQDAIKFPDLIHAVKMEADRAYPQAASAHDTFWDFISLMPETLHTLIWAMSDRGIPRSLRMMEGFGVHTFKLVNAEGKESFVKFHWRPKLGMQSLIWDESAKLQGADNDYHRRDLWEAITRGDFPEWDFAVQVFDQELADSLPYDVLDATKLIPEEVVPLRVIGRMVLDRNPDNFFAETEQAAFLPSNIVPGIDFTDDPLLQGRLFSYLDTQKSRLGTANFHQIPINAAKCPFANMQRDGMMQTHVPRGRANYEPNSLDEAGEDPGPRPLSTGFVTRPQEVSGPKLRVRAESFGDFYSQPRMYWNSMTASEQAHIASAMVFELSKVSLEHVRKRMLSQLHVLHEDLAKRVATGLAMELPDPVAPFQQPIDLEPSDALSIQKKWRETLEGRQVAILFAEGSDQARIEALKRAIEAERGTVFTIAPKVGGIPVSGGMMKADGQLAGSPSVLFDAIALVLTAEAATKLAQDAAAVSFVADAFAHLKAIGTTEEAKALLDKAGVQPDQGVTDLDGLPDAAKLRYWDREPKVRDLA, encoded by the coding sequence ATGGCTGACGAAAAACTCTATGAAACAAAGCAAGGCAACGGCGGCGAGCGCCAGCAAATTGCGCGTGGCGACACATCCGCGATGACCACGAATTTCGGCGCCCCGCTCTCGGACAACGAAAACAGCCTCAAGGCGGGTGATCGGGGACCGACGCTGCTGGAAGATTTCATCCTGCGCGAAAAAATCTTCCATTTCGACCACGAGCGCATCCCGGAGCGCATCGTCCATGCCCGCGGCTCGGCCGCGCATGGCTATTTCGAATGCACCGACCCGATCCCCGAACTCAGCCGCGCCAGCCTATTTGCCGAAAAAGGCAAAAAGACCCCGGTGTTTACGCGCTTTTCGACGGTGGCGGGCGGGGCCGGATCGGTCGACACCCCGCGCGACGTGCGGGGCTTTGCCGTGAAGTTCTATACCGACGAAGGCAACTGGGATCTGGTCAGCAACAACATCCCGGTCTTTTTCATTCAGGATGCGATCAAATTTCCCGACCTGATCCATGCGGTCAAGATGGAGGCCGACCGGGCCTATCCTCAGGCGGCCTCGGCCCATGACACCTTCTGGGATTTCATCTCGCTGATGCCGGAAACGCTGCACACGCTGATCTGGGCCATGTCCGACCGCGGCATTCCCCGCAGCCTGCGCATGATGGAAGGGTTCGGCGTCCATACCTTCAAGCTGGTCAACGCCGAGGGCAAGGAGAGCTTCGTCAAATTTCATTGGCGGCCCAAGCTGGGGATGCAGTCGCTGATCTGGGACGAGTCGGCAAAACTTCAGGGCGCGGACAACGACTATCACCGCCGCGATCTGTGGGAGGCGATCACCCGAGGAGATTTCCCGGAATGGGATTTCGCGGTGCAGGTCTTCGATCAGGAACTGGCCGACAGCCTGCCCTATGACGTGCTGGATGCGACCAAGCTGATCCCCGAAGAGGTGGTGCCGTTGCGGGTCATTGGCCGCATGGTTCTGGACCGCAACCCGGACAACTTCTTCGCCGAGACCGAACAGGCCGCCTTCCTGCCCTCGAACATCGTGCCGGGCATCGACTTTACCGACGACCCGCTGTTGCAGGGGCGGTTGTTTTCCTATCTCGACACACAGAAATCGCGGCTGGGGACCGCGAATTTCCACCAGATCCCGATCAATGCCGCCAAATGTCCCTTTGCCAACATGCAGCGCGACGGGATGATGCAGACGCATGTCCCCCGGGGCCGTGCGAACTATGAACCCAACAGCTTGGACGAAGCGGGCGAAGACCCGGGCCCTCGCCCCCTTAGCACGGGTTTCGTCACCCGTCCCCAAGAGGTAAGCGGCCCCAAGCTGCGGGTCCGCGCGGAAAGCTTTGGTGATTTTTACAGCCAGCCGCGCATGTACTGGAATTCGATGACGGCCAGCGAGCAGGCCCATATCGCCTCGGCCATGGTCTTCGAACTGTCCAAGGTTTCGCTTGAGCATGTGCGCAAGCGAATGCTCTCGCAGCTTCATGTGCTGCACGAGGATCTGGCCAAGCGCGTTGCGACCGGGCTGGCGATGGAACTGCCTGACCCGGTGGCGCCCTTCCAGCAGCCGATTGATCTGGAGCCCTCAGACGCATTGTCGATCCAGAAGAAATGGCGAGAGACCCTTGAAGGTCGTCAGGTCGCAATTCTCTTCGCCGAGGGCTCGGATCAGGCCCGGATCGAGGCGTTGAAACGGGCAATCGAGGCAGAGAGGGGCACGGTCTTTACCATTGCACCAAAAGTTGGCGGTATCCCGGTCTCAGGTGGCATGATGAAGGCGGACGGGCAACTTGCCGGATCGCCCTCGGTCCTGTTCGATGCGATAGCCTTGGTGCTGACAGCCGAAGCCGCAACCAAGCTGGCGCAGGACGCCGCCGCCGTGAGCTTTGTTGCGGATGCCTTTGCCCATCTGAAAGCGATCGGGACGACTGAGGAAGCCAAGGCACTTTTGGACAAGGCAGGCGTCCAGCCGGATCAGGGTGTCACCGATCTTGACGGGCTGCCCGATGCGGCCAAGCTGCGCTATTGGGATCGCGAGCCCAAGGTGCGGGATTTGGCCTGA
- a CDS encoding polysaccharide pyruvyl transferase family protein — MIEKNGKIPLRWWDHKKNFGDLLGPWLAEKMTGKEVFWAQQNEPHYMIIGSIIKKVSPPSVVWGPGAFGTEGPKILQRQPKYLAVRGPLTRSKLVMHDIECPRVYGDPALLTPDYYLPDVRKKHRLGVVLRWSEHARKRELRKRGIKVIDLLTDKIEDTIDAFLSCEKIITTSLHGLIIADAYNIPNAWLIADTGAGKEYKFWDYLISVDKCRAPADLDIKTPYWTEQRLLREFHFDDRPIKIDLDLLRATCPLLNRTPAIEEAEACAMALGVSDPEIVDQPRAAVARRETALQEGATLVGEGV, encoded by the coding sequence ATGATCGAGAAGAACGGAAAGATTCCCCTGCGCTGGTGGGACCACAAGAAGAATTTCGGCGATTTGCTCGGCCCTTGGCTTGCCGAAAAAATGACCGGCAAGGAGGTCTTCTGGGCGCAGCAGAACGAGCCCCATTATATGATCATCGGGTCTATCATAAAGAAGGTCAGTCCGCCCTCGGTCGTCTGGGGGCCGGGCGCTTTTGGGACCGAGGGGCCCAAGATCCTGCAGCGGCAGCCGAAATACCTTGCCGTGCGGGGCCCGTTGACCCGTTCCAAACTGGTCATGCATGATATCGAATGCCCGCGGGTGTATGGCGATCCGGCATTGCTGACTCCGGATTACTACCTGCCCGACGTCCGAAAGAAACACAGGCTGGGCGTGGTGCTGCGCTGGTCGGAGCATGCGCGCAAGAGAGAGCTTCGCAAACGCGGCATCAAGGTCATCGACCTGCTGACCGACAAGATCGAAGACACCATCGATGCCTTCCTGTCTTGCGAGAAGATCATTACGACATCGCTCCACGGGCTGATCATCGCCGACGCTTACAATATCCCAAATGCCTGGCTGATCGCCGATACAGGTGCCGGCAAGGAATACAAGTTCTGGGATTACCTGATCTCTGTCGATAAGTGCCGCGCACCTGCCGATCTTGACATCAAGACCCCGTATTGGACCGAGCAGCGCCTGCTGCGCGAGTTCCATTTCGATGACCGACCAATCAAGATCGACTTGGATCTGCTGCGCGCGACCTGCCCGCTGCTGAACCGCACGCCCGCGATTGAGGAGGCGGAAGCCTGCGCAATGGCACTTGGCGTCAGTGACCCCGAAATCGTGGACCAGCCTCGCGCTGCTGTAGCCCGGCGCGAAACTGCTTTGCAGGAAGGCGCGACCTTGGTTGGGGAAGGCGTCTGA
- a CDS encoding NAD(P)/FAD-dependent oxidoreductase, with product MKQVVIIGAGIIGGAIAYEMAKSGWRVTVVDKAPEAGYGSTSNSSAVIRINYSVMETCAMALEGWTYWKDWAGYVDLPADRPIAAYKETGTLVIYRGEGQAMQKITEIMDQIGGVYERLPPEGIHHYLPKADLHSYGPAKLMDHPDFGEPNDELVGGAVFFPQAGYVNDPKLAAQNLQWAAEREGVTFRFRTTVEGFEVVNGHVSGVRLANGELLAADVVVNAGGPWSAGLNRMAGVTGDMTITTRPNRQEVAYIPGPVNMDYRHDGVVVADLDSEFYARPDPVGICLGSTDPACDSHEWVDDPDAVDTRFTDQWTTIVMRGAMRLPELHIPGQASGLVALYDTSDDWLPIYDKTSLPGFYMACGTSGNQFKMAPVVGKLMTHLITHTEEGHDHDADPLRFTLEKTGRQINLATYSRKRHINAESSHSVMG from the coding sequence ATGAAACAGGTGGTTATCATCGGCGCGGGCATCATCGGTGGGGCGATTGCCTATGAGATGGCAAAATCGGGCTGGCGCGTGACCGTCGTCGATAAGGCTCCAGAGGCGGGTTATGGCTCGACATCGAACTCCTCCGCCGTGATCCGCATCAATTATTCGGTGATGGAGACCTGTGCCATGGCGTTGGAAGGCTGGACATATTGGAAGGATTGGGCGGGTTACGTTGATCTTCCTGCCGATCGTCCGATTGCTGCCTATAAAGAGACCGGCACGCTGGTGATTTATCGCGGCGAGGGGCAGGCGATGCAGAAAATCACCGAGATAATGGATCAGATCGGTGGCGTTTACGAACGCCTGCCGCCCGAGGGCATCCATCACTATCTTCCCAAAGCAGACCTTCATTCCTATGGCCCAGCCAAGCTGATGGACCATCCCGATTTCGGTGAACCGAATGATGAACTGGTTGGCGGCGCTGTATTCTTCCCGCAGGCGGGCTATGTGAATGATCCGAAACTCGCCGCGCAAAACCTGCAATGGGCCGCCGAGCGCGAGGGTGTGACTTTCCGTTTCCGCACGACGGTCGAAGGATTCGAGGTTGTAAATGGACATGTCTCGGGAGTTCGGCTGGCGAATGGCGAGCTGCTGGCAGCGGATGTCGTCGTAAACGCAGGCGGGCCATGGTCAGCGGGACTGAATCGAATGGCAGGCGTGACGGGCGACATGACCATCACCACTCGTCCCAACCGTCAGGAAGTAGCTTATATCCCTGGCCCGGTGAACATGGATTATCGGCATGACGGTGTGGTGGTGGCCGATCTGGATTCCGAATTCTACGCTCGTCCCGATCCGGTGGGGATCTGCCTTGGCTCTACCGATCCGGCTTGCGACAGCCATGAATGGGTAGATGATCCCGATGCGGTGGATACTCGTTTCACCGATCAATGGACAACCATCGTCATGCGTGGTGCCATGCGCCTTCCTGAATTGCACATTCCTGGTCAGGCCAGTGGCTTAGTTGCGTTGTACGATACATCGGATGATTGGCTGCCGATCTACGATAAGACCAGCTTACCGGGCTTTTATATGGCGTGCGGCACTTCCGGCAACCAATTCAAAATGGCGCCGGTCGTGGGTAAGCTGATGACCCATCTCATCACCCATACCGAAGAAGGGCATGATCACGACGCTGACCCATTGCGGTTTACACTTGAGAAAACCGGACGGCAGATCAATCTGGCAACCTATAGCCGAAAGCGACACATCAACGCCGAATCCAGTCATTCCGTCATGGGGTGA